In Rhizobiales bacterium NRL2, a genomic segment contains:
- a CDS encoding multidrug transporter — MALSENPAAEGGAGLTAFQRWAILSCIVLSGTLYSLAILVVSVLLPQMQGSLSATQDQISWAMTFNILATAVVTPMTGWLTARFGRRPVMLWSTGGFTLATLGCGLSDSLLTMVLWRIVQGGCGAPLVPLGQAVILDTFPREQHGKVTAIFGMGVVVGPVIGPALGGYLAELYNWRWAFYMIVPLGLMALLGLALFLTDKGKEDDARLDWTGFLALSVAVICLQLMLSRGQRQGWFESPEIVIESAMAVLAFYVFAAHTFTARRPFLNPKLLLDRNYAVGLVVVTIYGMLNFTPMVLLPPMLQDLLGFPDSAIGLILGFRGVGAVGGFFAAMWLSKLDPRVGMCLGYSMQAVSGWFMAEFGLEITITDVAVHSIVQGLAVGIIWVPLTVATFSTLDPRHLAESSAVFHLLRNLGSSVFISLSVTIVIVTGAMNYADLTEFINPFNELLRMPEVMGGWSTGPEGGLARLENEVARQAALIGYVNAFYLYSLTSAAAVPLILLMRVKRRKAT; from the coding sequence ATGGCACTATCCGAAAACCCAGCCGCGGAAGGGGGAGCCGGGCTGACCGCGTTCCAGCGCTGGGCCATCCTGTCCTGCATCGTCCTCTCCGGCACCCTCTACAGCCTGGCCATCCTGGTCGTCTCGGTCCTGTTGCCGCAGATGCAGGGCAGCCTGTCGGCGACCCAGGACCAGATCTCCTGGGCGATGACATTCAACATCCTGGCCACCGCCGTGGTCACGCCCATGACGGGCTGGCTCACCGCGCGCTTCGGCCGGCGCCCGGTCATGCTCTGGAGCACGGGCGGATTCACCCTGGCGACGCTCGGCTGCGGCCTGTCCGACAGCCTGCTGACCATGGTGCTGTGGCGCATCGTGCAGGGCGGCTGCGGCGCGCCGCTGGTGCCGCTGGGCCAGGCCGTGATCCTCGACACCTTCCCCAGGGAGCAGCACGGCAAGGTCACGGCGATCTTCGGCATGGGCGTGGTCGTCGGGCCGGTCATCGGTCCGGCGCTGGGCGGCTACCTGGCCGAGCTCTACAACTGGCGCTGGGCGTTCTACATGATCGTGCCGCTGGGCCTGATGGCACTGCTCGGCCTGGCGCTGTTTCTCACCGACAAGGGGAAGGAAGACGACGCGCGGCTGGACTGGACCGGCTTCCTGGCCCTTTCCGTGGCGGTGATCTGCCTGCAGCTCATGCTCAGCCGCGGCCAGCGCCAGGGTTGGTTCGAGAGCCCCGAGATCGTTATCGAATCGGCGATGGCCGTCCTCGCCTTCTACGTCTTCGCCGCGCACACGTTCACGGCCCGGCGGCCGTTCCTCAACCCGAAGCTGCTGCTGGACCGGAACTACGCGGTCGGGCTGGTCGTGGTCACGATCTACGGCATGCTGAATTTCACGCCGATGGTGCTGCTGCCGCCCATGCTGCAGGACCTGCTGGGGTTTCCGGATTCGGCCATCGGCCTGATCCTGGGCTTTCGCGGCGTCGGCGCGGTAGGCGGCTTTTTCGCCGCCATGTGGCTGTCGAAGCTCGATCCCCGCGTCGGCATGTGCCTCGGCTACTCGATGCAGGCGGTCTCCGGCTGGTTCATGGCCGAATTCGGGCTGGAGATCACGATCACCGACGTCGCCGTTCACAGCATCGTCCAGGGTCTGGCGGTCGGCATCATCTGGGTGCCGCTCACGGTCGCGACATTCTCCACCCTCGACCCCCGGCATCTGGCGGAGAGCTCCGCCGTCTTCCACCTGCTGCGCAATCTGGGAAGCTCGGTCTTCATCTCCCTCTCGGTCACCATCGTGATCGTCACCGGCGCCATGAACTACGCGGACCTCACCGAATTCATCAATCCCTTCAACGAGCTGCTGCGGATGCCGGAGGTCATGGGCGGCTGGAGCACGGGGCCGGAAGGCGGCCTGGCGCGGCTGGAGAACGAGGTCGCCCGCCAGGCGGCGCTGATCGGCTACGTCAACGCCTTCTACCTCTATTCCCTGACCAGTGCGGCCGCGGTGCCACTGATCCTGCTGATGCGCGTGAAGCGCCGGAAGGCGACCTAG
- a CDS encoding enoyl-CoA hydratase, translating to MDNGTLIVDDRATSVWVTLNRPDKMNSISAGMLEDLENLMAALAARRELRALVFTGAGRAFCAGVDLKAAQERVSGDDGPAANAAFLERLRDVLVKVERFPRPVIAAVNGLALAGGLELVLCCDLVVAAESARLGDAHANYGLVPGGGSSVRLPRKVGPNRAKQLIFSGDFLPAATLAEWGLVNRVVADAEMLNATGEMVERLAGRSPVGLERMKRMVDDGLEQPLDAALSYELALNALHARSADRAEGLAAFNEKRTPRFTGR from the coding sequence ATGGATAACGGCACGCTGATCGTCGATGACCGGGCGACTTCGGTCTGGGTGACGCTGAACCGCCCGGACAAGATGAACAGCATTTCGGCGGGCATGCTGGAGGATCTGGAGAACCTCATGGCCGCGCTTGCCGCCCGGCGCGAATTGCGGGCGCTGGTCTTCACCGGCGCGGGCCGCGCCTTCTGTGCGGGCGTCGATCTGAAGGCCGCGCAGGAGCGGGTCAGCGGCGACGACGGCCCGGCCGCGAACGCCGCCTTCCTGGAACGCCTGCGGGACGTTCTGGTCAAGGTGGAGCGCTTCCCCCGGCCGGTGATCGCCGCGGTCAACGGCCTCGCCCTCGCCGGCGGCCTGGAACTGGTGCTCTGCTGCGATCTGGTCGTCGCGGCGGAGAGCGCGCGGCTGGGTGACGCCCACGCCAACTATGGCCTGGTGCCGGGTGGCGGCTCCTCTGTCCGCCTGCCGCGCAAGGTCGGACCCAACCGCGCCAAGCAGCTGATCTTCTCCGGCGACTTCCTGCCTGCCGCGACCCTGGCCGAATGGGGGCTGGTCAACCGCGTCGTGGCCGACGCCGAAATGCTGAACGCGACGGGGGAGATGGTCGAGCGGCTGGCCGGACGCAGTCCCGTCGGCCTGGAGCGCATGAAGCGCATGGTCGACGATGGTCTGGAGCAGCCGCTGGACGCCGCCCTGTCCTACGAACTGGCGCTCAATGCACTGCACGCCCGCTCCGCCGACCGCGCCGAGGGGCTGGCCGCCTTCAACGAGAAGCGCACGCCGCGCTTTACCGGGCGCTAG
- a CDS encoding peptide ABC transporter substrate-binding protein: protein MTYRELKRRYETGRLDRRSFLQGAAAVGALGAASMLAAPQAQAQKKGGTMRMGKAHGQTTDTLDPGTAENGFTIALLYGVHGFMTEVGQDGSLKPGVAESWEASPDAAVWTFKLRPGVTFHSGKALEASDVVASINHHRGEGSTSAAGPLVKPVTDIRAEGTDTVVFELEAGNADFPFVLSDYHLVIGPAKDGKLDWKSGDGCGAYRLTRFDPGVTAELEKFGDFWDDGRGFFDEIEMLCLVDLNARTTALVSGDVDAIDRLDLKTVGLLGRRPGVDIHSVAGNQHYTFAMSTNQDPYTDNNVRLALKHAVNREELVEKILFGYGTVGNDHPIGRGQRYYNDELAQTSYDPDKAKYHLKQAGMDSLEVSLSAADAAFGGAVDAAVLFQNSAKEAGIEVNVSREPNDGYWSDVWMKKPFSAVYWGGRPVEDQMFSTAYQTGAAWNDTFWSNERFDELLIAARAELDEAKRREMYYEMQAILNQDGGAIIPMFASYVFATSDKVGHGDFASNWDLDGERWMERWWFK, encoded by the coding sequence ATGACATACAGGGAACTCAAGCGACGTTACGAAACCGGCCGGCTCGACCGCCGGTCCTTCCTGCAGGGCGCCGCCGCCGTCGGTGCGCTGGGCGCCGCGAGCATGCTGGCCGCTCCCCAGGCGCAGGCCCAGAAGAAGGGCGGCACCATGCGTATGGGCAAGGCGCACGGCCAGACGACGGACACGCTGGATCCCGGCACGGCCGAGAACGGCTTCACCATCGCGTTGCTCTACGGCGTGCACGGCTTCATGACCGAGGTCGGCCAGGACGGATCACTGAAGCCCGGCGTCGCCGAAAGCTGGGAGGCCTCGCCCGACGCCGCGGTCTGGACCTTCAAGCTGCGGCCCGGCGTGACGTTTCACAGCGGCAAGGCCCTGGAGGCGAGCGACGTCGTCGCCTCGATCAACCACCATCGCGGCGAGGGTTCCACGTCGGCCGCCGGTCCGCTGGTCAAGCCGGTCACCGACATCCGTGCCGAGGGCACGGACACGGTCGTCTTCGAGCTGGAAGCCGGCAATGCCGACTTCCCCTTCGTGCTGAGCGACTATCATCTGGTCATCGGGCCGGCGAAGGACGGCAAGCTGGACTGGAAGTCCGGCGACGGCTGCGGCGCCTACCGGCTGACTCGTTTCGATCCCGGCGTCACCGCCGAACTGGAGAAGTTCGGCGATTTCTGGGACGACGGCCGCGGCTTCTTCGACGAGATCGAGATGCTCTGCCTGGTCGATCTCAATGCGCGCACCACGGCGCTGGTTTCCGGCGATGTGGACGCCATCGACCGGCTGGACCTGAAGACGGTGGGGCTGCTGGGCCGCCGGCCCGGCGTCGACATCCACTCGGTGGCGGGCAACCAGCACTACACCTTCGCCATGTCGACCAACCAGGATCCCTACACCGACAACAATGTCCGTCTCGCCCTGAAGCACGCGGTGAACCGCGAGGAACTGGTGGAGAAGATCCTGTTCGGCTATGGCACGGTCGGCAACGATCATCCGATCGGCCGCGGGCAGCGTTACTACAACGACGAGCTGGCGCAGACCAGCTACGACCCCGACAAGGCGAAATACCACCTGAAGCAGGCCGGGATGGACAGCCTGGAGGTCAGCCTGTCCGCCGCTGACGCGGCCTTCGGCGGCGCCGTCGACGCTGCCGTCCTGTTCCAGAACTCCGCCAAGGAGGCCGGCATCGAGGTGAATGTATCCCGCGAGCCGAACGACGGTTACTGGTCGGACGTGTGGATGAAGAAGCCCTTCAGCGCCGTCTACTGGGGCGGCCGTCCGGTCGAGGATCAGATGTTCTCCACCGCCTACCAGACGGGCGCGGCGTGGAACGATACCTTCTGGTCGAATGAGCGCTTCGACGAACTGCTGATCGCGGCCCGCGCCGAGCTGGACGAGGCGAAGCGCCGGGAGATGTATTACGAGATGCAGGCGATCTTGAATCAGGATGGCGGCGCCATCATCCCGATGTTCGCCTCCTATGTCTTCGCCACCTCCGACAAGGTCGGCCATGGCGACTTCGCCTCGAACTGGGACCTGGACGGCGAGCGCTGGATGGAGCGCTGGTGGTTCAAGTGA
- a CDS encoding acetate kinase: MADDLILAVNAGSSTIKFGAFRLPSLARVAFGHVDALGSDDCAFRAEAAGEPHSQELPGADHERAMAALVAWIGEALGGAKIAACSHRIVHGGPDHVWPLLADGAVVRELEAFIPLAPLHQPHNLAGMVALARALPGTPQVACFDTAFHRDHPKVAEVYALPREMTEAGVRRYGFHGLSYEYIARRLRNLDPELASGRVIVAHLGAGASLCAMRDGRSVDSTMGFTALDGLPMATRTGQLDPGVVLHLWREGRPLAEVERMLYRDSGLKGLSGLSGDMRELQAAGTPAAAFAIEYFCYRVAREIGALAVSLGGLDGLVFTAGVGENAPAIRADICSRLGLLGAVADEAANAAGAERFDADGSRIRLLRLPTDEEKMLAIHAARCIGAPVGAS, encoded by the coding sequence ATGGCGGACGACCTGATCCTCGCGGTCAATGCCGGTTCCTCGACGATCAAGTTCGGGGCGTTCCGCCTGCCGTCGCTGGCGCGGGTTGCCTTCGGCCATGTCGATGCGCTGGGATCCGACGATTGCGCCTTCCGCGCCGAAGCAGCGGGCGAGCCCCATTCGCAGGAACTGCCGGGCGCGGACCACGAGCGCGCCATGGCTGCGCTGGTGGCCTGGATCGGCGAGGCGCTGGGCGGGGCGAAGATCGCCGCCTGTTCCCACCGCATCGTCCACGGCGGACCCGACCATGTCTGGCCGCTGCTGGCGGACGGGGCGGTGGTGCGCGAACTGGAGGCCTTCATTCCGCTGGCGCCGCTTCACCAGCCGCATAACCTGGCCGGCATGGTGGCGCTGGCCCGGGCGCTGCCGGGAACGCCGCAGGTTGCCTGCTTCGATACCGCGTTTCACCGTGACCATCCGAAGGTGGCCGAGGTCTATGCCCTGCCCCGCGAAATGACCGAAGCCGGTGTCCGTCGCTACGGCTTTCACGGCCTATCCTATGAATACATCGCCCGGCGGCTCCGCAATCTGGATCCTGAACTCGCCTCCGGACGGGTCATCGTGGCCCATCTCGGCGCCGGCGCCAGCCTCTGCGCCATGCGCGACGGACGCAGCGTCGACAGCACCATGGGTTTCACCGCCCTGGACGGCCTGCCCATGGCGACGCGCACCGGCCAACTCGATCCGGGCGTGGTCCTGCATCTGTGGCGGGAAGGCCGCCCGCTGGCCGAGGTGGAGCGCATGCTCTACCGCGACAGCGGCCTGAAGGGACTGTCGGGGCTGAGCGGCGACATGCGTGAACTGCAGGCAGCCGGCACGCCCGCGGCGGCCTTCGCGATCGAGTACTTCTGCTATCGCGTCGCCCGCGAGATCGGCGCGCTGGCGGTCAGCCTCGGCGGTCTGGACGGGCTGGTCTTCACCGCTGGGGTGGGGGAGAACGCGCCGGCGATTCGCGCCGACATCTGCAGCCGGCTCGGCCTGCTTGGCGCCGTCGCAGACGAGGCCGCGAACGCTGCAGGCGCGGAGCGTTTCGACGCCGACGGCAGCCGGATCAGGCTGCTCCGCCTGCCGACGGACGAGGAGAAGATGCTGGCCATACATGCCGCCCGCTGCATCGGCGCGCCGGTCGGAGCGTCATAG
- a CDS encoding phosphate acetyltransferase (catalyzes the formation of acetyl phosphate from acetyl-CoA and phosphate; can also act with other short-chain acyl-CoAs) produces MTEIFSALVARAAAYPSAPTAVVHPCDAPSLQGAADAARAGLIEPLLVGPRHRIDAAAAELGLDISAWPRIDTRHSHESAEMAVAAVRQGRAEALMKGSLHTDELLHAVLAKETGLRTEKRLSHVFALEIPGQDRLHFITDAAINIYPDLLAKADIVRNAIECVHALGIERPKVAILSAVETVTPKIPSTVDAAALCKMADRGQITGADLDGPLAFDNAVSVEAARIKGIRSPVAGRADILVAPDMEAGNMIAKQLTFFAKARAAGVVMGARAPIILTSRSDDATARLASAAVAAVIAHARRLAAAAAVIGEDGWRTT; encoded by the coding sequence ATGACCGAAATCTTCTCCGCACTGGTGGCGCGCGCCGCCGCCTATCCGTCCGCGCCCACGGCGGTCGTTCATCCCTGTGACGCGCCCTCGCTGCAGGGCGCCGCGGACGCGGCCCGTGCGGGCCTCATCGAGCCTCTGCTCGTGGGGCCTCGGCACCGCATCGACGCCGCCGCCGCGGAGCTCGGTCTCGACATCTCGGCCTGGCCCCGGATCGACACCCGCCACAGCCACGAGTCCGCGGAGATGGCGGTTGCGGCCGTCCGTCAGGGCCGTGCCGAGGCGCTGATGAAGGGCAGTCTGCACACCGACGAACTGCTCCATGCGGTGCTTGCCAAGGAGACCGGCCTGCGCACGGAAAAGCGTCTCAGCCATGTCTTCGCCCTGGAGATCCCGGGTCAGGACCGCCTGCACTTCATCACCGATGCGGCCATCAACATCTATCCTGATCTACTGGCCAAGGCCGACATCGTCCGGAACGCCATCGAATGCGTGCACGCGCTGGGGATCGAACGGCCCAAGGTCGCGATCCTGTCGGCCGTCGAGACGGTCACGCCGAAGATCCCCTCCACGGTGGACGCCGCCGCGCTCTGCAAGATGGCCGACCGCGGTCAGATCACGGGGGCGGACCTGGACGGGCCGCTGGCCTTCGACAACGCCGTCAGCGTGGAGGCAGCCAGGATCAAGGGCATCCGCTCGCCCGTCGCGGGCCGCGCCGATATCCTGGTCGCGCCGGACATGGAGGCGGGCAACATGATCGCCAAGCAGCTCACCTTCTTCGCCAAAGCGCGTGCTGCCGGCGTGGTGATGGGGGCACGCGCGCCGATCATCCTGACAAGCCGCTCCGACGACGCGACCGCGCGCCTCGCCTCCGCCGCCGTGGCAGCGGTCATCGCCCATGCGCGGCGCCTCGCGGCGGCCGCGGCGGTGATCGGGGAGGACGGATGGCGGACGACCTGA
- a CDS encoding alpha/beta hydrolase encodes MEDLLPSGVRSGRVDNLNGLEMFYLEAGSPDAPVLLLLHGFPELAFSWRRVMTPLAAAGYRVIAPDQRGYGRTTGWDPGFEDPERACRMLNLATDALGLLKALDIGEVAAVVGHDFGSPVAAHCALIRPDVFRRAALMSAPFGGPPPLAPRAGSGDIHADLAALARPRKHYQWYYVTLEANRDMLNAPQGLHDFLRAYYHAKSGDWPGNRPYELAAWSAEELAKLPTYYVMDRDAGMAETVAPDMPTPEEIAACGWLTDAELAVYVEAYRSTGFQCALNWYRNMTDPAYLADMRVFAGRRLDVPACFIAGARDWGIHQRPGALQAMAERACADWRGTTLIDGAGHWVQQERPEAVVGALLDFLAD; translated from the coding sequence ATGGAAGACCTGTTGCCGTCGGGCGTCCGCTCCGGGCGCGTGGACAATCTGAACGGGCTGGAGATGTTCTACCTGGAGGCCGGTTCACCCGACGCGCCGGTCCTGCTGCTGCTCCACGGCTTTCCGGAGCTCGCCTTCTCCTGGCGCAGGGTGATGACGCCGCTGGCCGCCGCCGGCTACCGGGTCATTGCGCCCGATCAGCGCGGCTATGGCCGGACCACAGGCTGGGACCCCGGTTTCGAGGACCCGGAGCGGGCCTGCCGCATGCTGAACCTGGCGACCGACGCGCTGGGGCTGCTCAAGGCCCTCGACATCGGAGAGGTCGCGGCCGTCGTCGGACACGATTTCGGCTCGCCGGTGGCGGCGCACTGCGCTCTGATCCGGCCAGACGTCTTCCGGCGCGCGGCGCTGATGAGCGCGCCGTTCGGCGGCCCGCCGCCGTTGGCGCCGAGGGCCGGCAGCGGCGATATCCACGCCGACCTCGCCGCTCTCGCCCGCCCGCGCAAGCATTACCAATGGTACTACGTCACGCTCGAAGCCAACCGCGACATGCTGAATGCGCCGCAGGGCCTGCACGACTTCCTGCGTGCCTACTACCACGCGAAGAGCGGCGACTGGCCGGGCAACCGGCCATATGAACTGGCGGCGTGGAGCGCGGAGGAACTGGCGAAACTGCCGACCTACTACGTCATGGACCGCGATGCCGGCATGGCGGAGACCGTGGCGCCCGACATGCCGACGCCGGAAGAAATCGCCGCCTGCGGCTGGCTGACCGACGCGGAGCTGGCGGTCTATGTGGAGGCCTACCGCAGCACGGGATTCCAGTGCGCGCTCAACTGGTACCGCAACATGACCGACCCCGCCTATCTGGCCGACATGCGGGTCTTCGCCGGCCGGCGGCTGGACGTGCCCGCCTGTTTCATCGCCGGGGCGCGGGACTGGGGCATCCATCAGCGCCCGGGCGCGCTGCAGGCGATGGCCGAGCGCGCCTGCGCCGACTGGCGCGGGACGACGCTGATCGACGGCGCAGGCCACTGGGTCCAGCAGGAACGGCCCGAGGCGGTTGTCGGTGCGCTTCTCGACTTCCTGGCGGACTAA